The following are from one region of the Strix uralensis isolate ZFMK-TIS-50842 chromosome 4, bStrUra1, whole genome shotgun sequence genome:
- the FASTKD5 gene encoding FAST kinase domain-containing protein 5, mitochondrial gives MATVLIYRRFPRLSRVTPFSTTAKYKAKSGNSKSEQKKEDNPETANTRTESVATIQLLNPLDYRVLYNPSAYAKTRGASQQHAARSSGQALGDTFTSPDTSQLQHTFSTASSRALPPLRNAPPKPESKRLLKQTTSARLSVAQTKEEAEKEKREMHDSKEDPRMFQKGRPEYRSLSYDRFEPVETLPLEEGDSILCSVAVCKGSQSPGTIADYFRKLSRLPVEHHTTLVSNPRFNTLCHCAVRNLGSFSTSDLIDILKACVRLVLPPTHPLLNACENEFCRRVWDMNLDQVLLVADCWRCLERSVPSYLSILFSYANMNWKDLTLARFVQLVYIIGEGRRSPTDLMQKIESMILKYLDSFTLEEVGAVCLGLFKSLSGISDHVMRKVADRVSLQIEDMSTYALVNVLKILRYTRMDHLPLLKELGKVIPARIPATNIQGIMHITLTCSSLHYFDEGIMAAVATSLPSRVTYCRSKDAAKFLWSFGCLDYEPPNEEEFYSSLIEQMYRKFHEFGKFPEHLLTGLLGLAFVKRFPEELIDYALRDEFVRKTRDSKYELRKDLFTLSKSVEIECPSYQGSRLPPQLSQEITEMILNFAEQEIYVRHEIVEATSLLESMLGGPEYVKNHMILPHTRSSDLEVHLAMDGHPIPFNFKDPVADKKLKDIGVSLTDDLLTQLIKGRSNSHSPVEVENEARPRSQERGDKAQTPHVGDHAALSGGTLITDSRLQVEPKSGRSLETPPSLTLDHQPRGVKLALQVSNRNHYCYCSKRLLGLHRLKRRQLQQLGYVVVELPFWEWFPLLKRTRLEKLSYLHYKVFDPALLSRAG, from the coding sequence ATGGCTACAGTGCTAATATACCGAAGATTTCCAAGGCTGAGCAGGGTGACTCCATTTTCGACTACAGCCAAGTACAAGGCCAAGAGCGGAAACAGCAAaagtgagcagaaaaaggaagacaaccCAGAAACAGCCAACACCAGAACCGAATCTGTGGCTACAATCCAGTTGCTGAATCCGCTGGACTACAGAGTATTGTATAATCCATCTGCCTATGCCAAAACCAGAGGTGCCTCCCAGCAGCATGCTGCTAGGAGCAGTGGCCAGGCTCTCGGTGACACTTTCACCAGCCCTGATACCTCACAGCTTCAACATACGTTCAGCACCGCCTCTTCTCGAGCTTTGCCACCCCTCAGAAATGCCCCACCAAAGCCCGAGTCCAAACGGCTCCTCAAGCAGACCACCTCGGCACGTCTCTCTGTGGCACAAACCAAGgaggaagcagaaaaggaaaaaagggagatgCATGACTCCAAGGAGGACCCTCGCATGTTTCAGAAAGGGAGGCCTGAATACAGATCTCTCAGCTATGACAGGTTTGAGCCAGTAGAGACGCTTCCTTTAGAAGAAGGCGACTCGATTTTATGCAGTGTGGCCGTCTGCAAGGGCAGCCAGAGCCCAGGAACTATCGCGGATTATTTTCGCAAGCTGAGTCGTTTACCAGTGGAACACCACACGACGCTGGTGTCCAATCCCAGGTTTAATACACTGTGTCACTGTGCTGTCAGGAATCTCGGGTCGTTCAGCACTTCAGATCTCATCGATATTTTAAAGGCTTGTGTCCGTTTGGTTcttccacccacccaccctctgCTGAACGCGTGCGAGAACGAATTCTGCCGGCGGGTGTGGGACATGAACCTGGaccaggtgctgctggtggctgatTGCTGGCGCTGTCTGGAGCGTAGCGTGCCTTCCTACCTGAGCATTTTGTTTAGCTATGCCAATATGAACTGGAAAGACCTCACTTTGGCCAGGTTTGTTCAGCTCGTTTACATCATAGGGGAAGGCCGGAGGTCACCCACAGACTTGATGCAGAAGATAGAGAGCATGATTTTGAAGTACTTGGACTCCTTCACCTTGGAGGAGGTGGGTGCTGTCTGCTTAGGGCTCTTCAAGTCCCTCAGTGGTATCTCTGACCACGTCATGAGAAAAGTCGCAGACAGAGTCTCCCTGCAGATAGAAGACATGAGCACTTATGCTTTGGTGAACGTGCTTAAAATACTCCGTTACACTCGCATGGACCACTTACCCCTCTTGAAGGAACTTGGGAAGGTTATTCCCGCTCGGATTCCTGCGACGAACATCCAGGGCATCATGCACATCACTCTTACCTGTTCATCCCTACACTACTTTGACGAAGGCATTATGGCTGCCGTAGCCACATCTTTGCCTTCTAGGGTGACTTACTGCCGAAGCAAAGATGCTGCCAAGTTCTTGTGGTCATTTGGATGCCTGGACTATGAACCTCCAAACGAGGAGGAGTTTTACTCCAGCCTGATAGAGCAGATGTATAGAAAATTCCATGAATTTGGGAAGTTTCCAGAGCATCTCCTTACTGGTTTGCTTGGCCTGGCATTTGTCAAACGCTTCCCAGAGGAGCTGATAGACTATGCTTTGAGGGATGAGTTTGTCCGCAAAACAAGAGATAGTAAATATGAGCTCAGAAAGGACCTGTTTACCCTTAGTAAGAGCGTTGAAATTGAGTGCCCCAGCTACCAAGGGAGCCGCCTTCCACCTCAGCTTTCTCAAGAGATTACCGAGATGATTCTGAATTTTGCAGAGCAAGAAATCTATGTCAGGCATGAAATTGTGGAAGCCACATCTCTTCTCGAGAGCATGTTAGGTGGCCCTGAGTATGTGAAGAACCACATGATCCTGCCTCACACGAGATCGAGTGATCTGGAGGTTCATTTGGCCATGGATGGACATCCCATCCCTTTCAACTTCAAAGACCCTGTTGCAGATAAGAAACTAAAAGACATTGGAGTTAGTCTAACGGATGACTTACTGACTCAGCTTATAAAAGGGAGATCTAACAGCCACTCTCCTGTGGAAGTGGAAAATGAAGCCAGGCCTCGCAGTCAGGAGAGAGGGGACAAAGCACAAACGCCACACGTGGGGGATCATGCTGCGCTTTCAGGTGGAACTCTTATCACAGATTCCAGATTGCAAGTTGAGCCTAAATCAGGGCGCAGTCTTGAAACCCCCCCGTCTCTTACACTGGATCACCAGCCTCGGGGGGTGAAACTGGCTCTTCAGGTGTCCAACCGAAACCACTACTGCTACTGCTCCAAGCGGCTCTTGGGGCTGCACCGCTTGAAACGgcggcagctgcagcagctgggctaCGTGGTGGTTGAGCTTCCCTTTTGGGAATGGTTTCCTCTGCTCAAACGCACGCGTTTGGAGAAACTGAGCTACCTCCATTACAAAGTGTTTGACCCAGCGCTGCTTAGCAGGGCTGGCTAG